A portion of the Rhizoctonia solani chromosome 6, complete sequence genome contains these proteins:
- a CDS encoding ABC transporter transmembrane region produces MELSGPLAIRFLLKYLDNPSEPGYFRPWVWVIWLFFGPVIGSLAMQWYLFLTSSCFVRAEAILTQVIFEHSLRLRMVTEAANKVSGTNDAASELERPVTATEEADGSESATIAASADSIGAKGNEQTDDSGSNIVGKINNLMSTDLGNILEGRDFLFLVTYAPFEIVCSAILLYWILGWSAVVGMVCMVLFFPLPRKVAQLVNGIQVEKMKKTDARVQGITEVMSVIRMIKLFGWENKIKAQVDAKREDELHWYKKKRVLVLFNLVTNYTLPMIVMMITFACHTLVFKHTLDASMVFSSIGVFELLRNQLHFVFSEITTAVQAKVSLDRVDDFLKNSELLDAYARNTVGTSVESTGPHSSAIGFHNATFTWTKRPTLASTSSTRNFKLVIDQELLFHRGKINMIVGPTGCGKTSLLLALLGEMHFTPDSSDSWFALPKEGGIAYAAQEAWVLNDSIRNNILFGSEYDEDRYKEVLSQCALDKDMELFDAGDQTEVSLGNNGQVINQGHVSEVLRVNARFRAEVEQEKEVEEKAAQATNEMDSEREKPVNAGGDGKLMVQEEVVVGHVGWPALKLFLLSFGGLRFWIFCLGAFMLSDAVLTLQSYWVGVWARAYNAHPGHPEQVNATMYLVVYIAICFGGVCLYAGAYILHILGSVRAARRIHEQLMASILGAPLRWLDSTPIGRIVARFTQDIRSVDETLPLQLESIFSTSFNMCSSFLVIVIFSPQFTIPGIAILVGGIWIGQIYIQSQLSIKREMSNTRSPLFSHFGTALAGITSIRAYGVQEHFKNEAMERVDKYTRAARTFYNLNRWISFRMNALGGVFAAGLAAYLVYGGSSPDASNTGFSLNRAVVLSSGVFWWVRILNEFEVQGNSLERIKSYIAIEQEAAPVPEKVPPAHWPSSGNIIVENLSARYSSNSPIVLHGLSFEVKSGERIGIVGRTGSGKSSLTLSLLRMIPTEGNIYYDGIPTHALNLDALRTNITIIPQQPELMSGTVRQNLDPFDEYDDAFLNAALHSAGLESIQPEDPQDRIGLDSGVSAGGSNFSLGQRQILALARAIVRRSKILILDEATAAIDHNADTAIQSSIRTELHGMTLIIVAHRLQTICDADKIMVLDSGRIVEFDSPAILLRKQNGAFKSLVDESGDKDYLYAMANGQRK; encoded by the exons ATGGAACTCTCAGGCCCACTAGCTATTCGCTTCCTCCTAAA ATATTTGGATAATCCGTCGGAACCGGGATACTTTCGACCATG GGTCTGGGTTATCTGGCTCTTCTTCGGTCCGGTCATTGGATCTCTCGCTATGCAATGGTATCTGTTTTTAACT TCCAGTTGTTTTGTCCGTGCCGAGGCTATCCTAACGCAGGTCATCTTTGAGCACTCATTGCGCCTTCGAATGGTCACGGAAGCGGCCAACAAGGTTTCCGGGACGAACGATGCAGCGAGCGAACTCGAGCGGCCTGTGACTGCAACTGAAGAAGCGGACGGGAGCGAGTCTGCGACCATAGCCGCAAGCGCAGACTCGATCGGTGCCAAAGGGAACGAACAAACTGATGATTCTGGGTCAAACATCGTTGGGAAGATCAACAACTTGATGTCCACG gaTCTAGGTAATATCCTTGAAGGCCGTGATTTCTTGTTTCTTGTCACATATGCGCCGTTTGAAATCGTGTGCTCTGCCATATTACTTTACTGGATCTTAGGGTGGAG CGCCGTAGTTGGTATGGTTTGCATGGTGTTGTTCTTCCCTTTGCCCCGCAAGGTTGCGCAACTCGTCAACGGAATCCAGGTAGAGAAAATGAAAAAG ACTGATGCAAGGGTCCAAGGTATCACCGAAG TGATGAGCGTGATTCGTATGATCAAGCTGTTCGGCTGGGAAAACAAAATCAAAGCTCAAGTAGATGCCAAACGTGAAGACGAGTTGCATTGGTACAAGAAGAAGCGCGTCCTGGTATTGTTTAACCTCGTGACCAA CTACACACTTCCGATGATTGTTATGATGATTACCTTTGCGTGTCATACTTTGGTATTCAAGCACACTCTGGACGCGTCGATGGTATTCTCGTCGATTGGGGTATTCGAGCTTCTTCGTAATCAGCTGCATTTTGTATTCTCGGAAATCACCACCGCCGTCCAGGCAAAGGTGTCATTAGACCGAGTAGATGATTTCTTGAAGAAC AGCGAGCTTCTTGATGCATACGCCCGAAATACCGTTGGCACCTCTGTCGAATCTACAGGACCCCACTCGTCAGCGATTGGATTCCACAATGCTACATTTACGTGGACCAAACGGCCGACTTTAGCATCCACCTCCTCGACTCGCAACTTTAAGCTAGTAATTGACCAGGAACTCTTGTTCCATCGCGGAAAGATTAATATGATAGTCGGGCCAACAGGATGCGGTAAGACCAGTTTATTATTGGCGCTATTGGG AGAGATGCACTTTACGCCAGACTCTTCTGATTCGTGGTTTGCGCTCCCCAAGGAAGGTGGTATCGCTTATGCAGCACAAGAAGCCTGGGTCTTAAATGATAGTATTCGG AATAATATACTATTCGGGTCGGAATATGATGAGGATCGTTACAAGGAGG TTCTTTCCCAATGTGCACTCGACAAGGACATGGAATTATTCGATGCGGGCGATCAGACGGAAG TTTCCCTCGGTAACAATGGTCAAGTTATTAATCAAGGTCACGTTTCTGAGGTCCTTCGCGTCAATGCTCGCTTCAGGGCCGAAGTCGAGCAAGAAAAGGAAGTGGAAGAAAAAGCGGCCCAGGCTACTAATGAGATGGACTCCGAGAGAGAAAAGCCGGTGAATGCGGGAGGAGATGGCAAACTAATGGTGCAAGAAGAAGTGGTAGTAGGGCATGTTGGGTGGCCCGCTCTCAAGTTATTCTTGCTCTCATTTGGCGGACTCCGGTTCTGGATATTCTGCTTGGGTGCATTCATGCTTTCGGATGCGGTACTTACACTTCAATCATATTGGGTTGG TGTTTGGGCCAGAGCCTATAACGCTCACCCTGGCCACCCCGAACAAGTCAATGCAACGAT GTACCTGGTTGTTTATATCGCGATCTGCTTTGGTGGTGTATGTCTATATGCTGGTGCATACATATTGCATATACTTGGATCAGTTCGTGCCGCACGCCGCATACATGAACAGCTAATGGCTTCGATTCTCGGTGCACCCCTTCGTTGGTTGGATTCTACGCCAATTGGAAGAATTGTCGCTCGTTTTACTCAGGATATCCG GTCTGTGGATGAAACGCTCCCGCTACAACTTGAGAGTATTTTCAGCACTTCGTTTAATATGTGCTCGTCTTTCCTTGTTATTGTAATATTTTC TCCACAATTCACTATCCCGGGCATAGCCATCCTGGTTGGAGGTATCTGGATTGGCCAGATATATATCCAATCACAGCTTTCAATAAAACGCGAAATGTCCAATACTCGTTCTCCCTTGTTCAGTCACTTTGGCACAGCACTAGCAGGAATCACCTCGATCCGCGCTTATGGGGTACAAGAGCACTTCAAGAACGAAGCAATGGAACGCGTTGATAAATACACCAGGGCTGCCAGAACCTTTTATAATCTCAAT CGCTGGATTTCCTTCCGCATGAACGCGCTCGGTGGTGTCTTTGCAGCCGGCTTGgctgcatacttggtatatGGAGGCTCTTCGCCAGATGCTAGTAACACCGGGTTTTCGCTTAATCGGGCTGTCGTGTTGTCGAGTGGTGTTTTTTGG TGGGTACGGATTTTGAACGAGTTCGAAGTACAAGGGAACAGTCTCGAGAGAATCAAGAGCTATATTGCTATCGAACAAGAGGCCGCACCCGTCCCAGAGAAAGTGCCCCCAGCACACTGGCCTAGCTCCGGGAATATTATTGTTGAGAACCTCAGTGCGCGTTATTCCTCGAACAGTCCTATAGTTCTTCATGGGTTATCATTCGAGGTCAAGAGTGGCGAGCGTATTGGGATAGTTGGAAGAACAGGAAGCGGAAAAAGTTCACTAACTCTTTCACTGCTCAGGATGATACCGACTGAGGGAAATATCTACTATGA TGGTATACCGACTCATGCTCTCAATCTCGATGCCTTACGCACCAACATTACGATAATACCCCAACAACCCGAGCTAATGAGTGGGACGGTTCGTCAAAACTTGGACCCATTCGACGAGTATGATGATGCCTTCTTGAACGCGGCACTCCACTCCGCCGGCTTGGAATCTATTCAACCAGAAGACCCCCAAGATCGCATAGGATTAGACTCTGGGGTCAGCGCAGGAGGGAGCAATTTCTCACTCGGGCAGAGACAGATACTCGCTCTAGCTCGAGCCATTGTACGCAGGAGCAAAATACTGATTCTGGACGAGGCAACAGCCGCCATCG ACCATAATGCTGATACGGCCATTCAATCATCAATTCGTACCGAGTTGCATGGCATGACATTGATTATCGTGGCCCACCGCCTACAAACTATATGCGACGCAGACAAG ATAATGGTGCTTGATTCTGGGAGGATTGTTGAATTTGATTCACCAGCCATATTGCTTCGGAAGCAAAATGGCGCGTTTAAATCCTTGGTAGACGAAAGTGGCGATAAGGACTACCTCTACGCGATGGCCAACGGTCAAAGAAAGTAG
- a CDS encoding NAD-dependent histone deacetylase SIR2 has product MDKIVHSQDFRSSDGLYNLVKERYPDVVMKGRDLFDAALFRDPGSAAVFYTFMAELKTQIDSAHPAPDHIASFREGVPPDCPECIARSDARTARAARALKCGTLRPAIVLYDEPHPLGDHIGAVQTNDLGKKPDLLIVMGTSLKVHGLRLLVKSFAKAVHSSRPSPSTNSTTSYPYLYNVLFVNRTPPPPGEWTSIIDYHIQGDTDTWVTHVLGEWKRSRPGDWEDGKGKAKGEKAKDGKAAKDKSVKGKDANATNAKTGKSKSKPPNSGPRINPLHPKFPSPAHDSRLRCLKERACMRNWEIPFARSWRRQEQGQATNRARDPWQGVRDTRKRDACLATLRRHPRIQRIPLLPCDRLRNDLFLFARLLSMDLALRHLPASSESTQCSRGLRTQENRYFKPIAGKTWSFRAGPNVGTPTPGRVYGARIVKSPVQPTVGRSPGFVSGLLRGMSMPTRNEMEGVEGPGVSASTSTSASASESGIETTESEMGALASASESDAG; this is encoded by the exons ATGGACAAAATTGTCCATTCTCAGGACTTCCGCTCTAGCGATGGGCTGTACAACCTCGTCAAAGAGAGATACCCGGATGTAGTAATGAAAGGCCGTGACTTGTTTGATGCTGCGTTGTTCAGAGACCCGGGGTCTGCGGCAGTATTCTATACATTCATGGCGGAGCTCAAGACTCAAATTGACTCTGCTCATCCGGCCCCC GACCACATCGCTTCGTTCCGGGAGGGTGTCCCTCCAGATTGCCCCGAGTGTATTGCGAGAT CCGACGCACGGACCGCCCGTGCTGCTCGTGCCCTTAAATGTGGTACGCTCCGGCCCGCCATTGTTCTATACGATGAACCACATCCGCTCGGAGACCACATTGGCGCGGTCCAGACAAATGACCTAGGGAAAAAGCCAGATCTGTTAATTGTGATGGGCACCAGTCTTAAG GTCCACGGCCTTCGCCTTCTCGTTAAATCATTCGCCAAAGCTGTTCACTCTTCCCGCCCTTCCCCTTCCACTAACTCGACTACCTCCTATCCATACCTATACAACGTCCTTTTCGTGAACCGAACTCCTCCCCCACCTGGCGAATGGACCTCTATCATCGACTATCATATCCAGGGGGATACAGATACCTGGGTTACGCATGTTCTCGGGGAGTGGAAAAGATCTAGGCCGGGGGATTGGGAG GACGGCAAAGGAAAGGCCAAGGGGGAGAAGGCGAAAGATGGCAAGGCAGCCAAGGATAAGAGTGTCAAGGGCAAAGACGCAAACGCTACCAACGCCAAAACAGGGAAATCGAAATCGAAACCCCCCAATTCCGGTCCGAGAATCAACCCCCTCCATCCGAAATTCCCAAGCCCAGCACACGACTCACGATTACGTTGCCTAAAAGAAAGGGCTTGCATGCGGAATTGGGAAATCCCCTTTGCACGGTCGTGGCGTCGGCAGGAGCAAGGCCAAGCTACGAATAGGGCTCGGGACCCCTGGCAGGGGGTTAGGGACACCCGCAAGAGGGACGCCT GCCTGGCGACATTGCGACGCCACCCCCGAATCCAGCGCATACCTTTACTCCCATGCGACCGGCTCAGAAACGACCTGTTCCTATTTGCTCGCCTTTTATCCATGGATCTAGCGCTACGCCACTTACCGGCCAGTTCCGAATCGACGCAATGTTCTCGCGGTCTCCGTACCCAAGAGAATCGCTATTTCAAGCCTATCGCAGGGAAGACCTGGAGCTTCCGCGCCGGACCCAACGTTGGAACGCCTACGCCTGGAAGGGTGTATGGGGCACGTATCGTCAAATCTCCTGTCCAACCTACTGTCGGACGGTCACCTGGGTTTGTCAGTGGGCTATTGCGGGGGATGAGTATGCCCACTAGAAACGAGATGGAGGGTGTGGAAGGGCCGGGGGTATCTGCATCTACCTCTACTTCGGCGTCTGCGTCGGAGTCCGGGATCGAGACCACCGAGTCTGAAATGGGAGCCTTGGCTTCTGCCTCGGAGTCGGATGCGGGATGA
- a CDS encoding Fungal specific transcription factor domain, whose product MRCDAQKPCSTCVKSHRFAAFGNPDLLQVEPECTYDNIVSEGNVVKHRTKYQVWRAEYRTQSTVPLPNDSEQQLTISGWPIRLPKPDLFYHLVDVFFTSYPHAHYISIGPASCSRSRSRPSRLISHVSLLHAICAYAGVFSYLIEPPPAGDLEKIYRDFIFGDRRRPDTREISFAEMHTQWAEEAIEQAMAMGFNLLNGRWVELWSTLGDVLRVAVPLGLNSRTGFRGDGTAHLSETPETLLPDPTNCVEEETRVNLFWVAYANERLSESPGSWAMCLDDQDIHQVVPGDLLHFEAGHDIQGERQTLESPDLLIRHFPEHSDGFTLYIKATILVSKVKSFNLRIRFKYPKATDLRELVEFQELEQSVASFRKFLPQRYNSPIIQSGRGLDIHVYTAHLIFQFAMILLHDKHANLYSPNCQSAHRIIAAARTIVELLYAISSTSYDITRLPPICVQCWGRAASVLIRLYKLETSRGNQEEAMTIALKFSLSGANQLAACISVTIANYFSKALDFELEASGLRIETEAYSKRVPRRLNVPKLSESIVSLNKAPRNSMKIRESLQQPM is encoded by the exons Atg AGATG CGACGCGCAAAAACCCTGTTCGACTTGCGTGAAATCTCATCGCTTTGCGGCCTTTGGAAATCCAGATCTGTTGCAGGTAGAACCAGAGTGCACGTATGACAACATTGTTTCGGAAGGCAATGTCGTTAAGCACCGTACCAAGTACCAGGTTTGGAGGGCAGAATAC CGAACACAATCGACCGTGCCACTGCCCAACGATTCTGAACAGCAGCTTACTATATCCGGTTGGCCAATTCGTTTGCCCAAGCCCGACCTTTTCTATCATCTTGTGGACGTCTTCTTCACCAGCTATCCTCACGCGCACTACATATCCATCGGCCCAGCTTCATGCTCTCGCTCGCGCTCTCGCCCAAGTCGCCTGATTTCCCATGTGTCCCTCCTCCACGCCATCTGTGCCTATGCTGGTGTATTTTCCTATCTTATAGAGCCCCCGCCCGCCGGAGACCTTGAAAAAATATATCGCGACTTTATTTTCGGCGATCGTCGGCGGCCCGATACAAGGGAAATATCATTTGCTGAGATGCACACGCAGTGGGCCGAGGAAGCCATCGAACAAGCCATGGCTATGGGCTTCAATTTACTGAAT GGCCGCTGGGTAGAGTTGTGGTCGACGTTGGGTGATGTCCTGAGAGTTGCCGTACCCCTGGGTTTGAACTCTCGTACTGGATTTCGTGGCGACGGAACGGCTCATTTGTCG GAAACCCCCGAGACTCTTCTTCCTGACCCGACCAACTGTGTGGAAGAGGAAACACGGGTGAACCTGTTTTGGGTAGCGTATGCAAACGAGCGGCTTTCTGAATCCCCAGGGTCTTGGGCTATGTGTCTGGATGATCAAGATATTCATCAAGTTGTACCAGGGGACTTACTCCATTTCGAAGCAGGG CACGATATTCAAGGGGAAAGACAGACACTAGAATCACCTGATTTACTCATTCGGCATTTTCCTGAGCATAGTGATGGATTCACCTTGTATATCAAAG CTACTATTCTCGTCTCCAAG GTCAAGTCCTTCAACCTGAGAATACGGTTCAAGTACCCCAAGGCAACTGATCTGCGAGAACTCGTAGAGTTCCAAGAATTGGAGCAATCAGTTGCTTCGTTTAG AAAATTCCTTCCCCAGCGTTATAACAGCCCGATTATTCAGTCCGGGAGAGGACTCGACATTCATGTATATACCGCCCATCTGATATTCCAATT CGCAATGATCTTGCTGCATGACAAG CACGCAAACTTGTACTCCCCGAATTGCCAGTCTGCGCACAGAATAATAGCGGCAGCTCGAACCATCGTTGAGCTATTATATGCCATTTCCTCGACAAGCTATGATATCACTCGACTTCCCCCAAT ATGCGTG CAATGCTGGGGAAGAGCGGCATCGGTTCTG ATTCGGTTATACAAACTTGAAACCAGTAGAGGAAACCAGGAAGAAGCAATGACTATCGCCTTGAAATTCAGTCTATCAGGCGCGAACCAATTGGCTGCATGTATTTCGGTCACAATAGCTAATTATTTTTCAAAAG CGCTTGATTTCGAACTCGAGGCAAGTGGATTAAGAATTGAAACAGAGGCTTATTCTAAACGGGTTCCTCGTAGACTGAATGTTCCCAAATTGTCCGAGTCTATAGTATCTCTCAACAAGGCCCCTCGGAACTCAATGAAAATTCGAGAGTCACTCCAGCAACCAATGTAG